The following proteins are encoded in a genomic region of [Eubacterium] hominis:
- a CDS encoding leucine--tRNA ligase, translated as MAFNHVEIEKKWQKFWLENKTFACDTHDFSKPKYYVLDMFPYPSGNGLHVGHPEGYTATDIIARMKRMQGFNVLHPMGWDAFGLPAEQFAIQTGNHPAQFTKKNVDHFREQIQSLGFSYDWDREISTTDPSYYKWTQWIFIQLYNKGLAYVDEIPVNWCPELGTVLANEEVIDGKSERGGYPVIRKPMRQWVLKITEYAERLLEDLELCDWPQSTKEMQINWIGKSQGANVIFKIKDTNKEFTVFTTRCDTLFGATYCVMAPEHPYVDEICTPEQKQAIDEYKKTCASKSDLERTELNKEKTGVFTGAYAINPVNGKEVPIWISDYVLASYGTGAIMAVPAHDTRDYEFAKKFGIDIIPVLEGGNIEEEAFTEDGVHINSEFLNGMGKQEAIDTMIKWLEEHKCGCAKTTYKLRDWLFSRQRYWGEPIPIIHMEDGTMRTVDIDELPLELPETKNFKPNEHGESPLAHCLDFINVEIDGVKGKRETNTMPQWAGSCWYYLRYIDPKNNDAIADPELLKHWLPVDLYVGGAEHAVLHLLYARFWHKVLYDCGVVPTKEPFQKLFHQGMILGENNEKMSKSRGNVVNPDEIVESHGADALRVYEMFMGPLEAALPWSTTGLDGARRWLDRVWRLYTEYDKFTDTNDGKLDRVYHATIKKVTRDVETLNLNTAISQMMIFINECYKVDSIYKEYAIGFLKCFACFAPHLGEEIWQKVFHKDTTITYEPWPTYDESKLVEDEVEIIVQVNGKLRGKFKTAKDSSEDVIKETAMQMETVKAQIEGKTIRKIIVVKGRVVNIVAN; from the coding sequence ATGGCATTCAATCATGTTGAAATTGAAAAGAAATGGCAGAAGTTCTGGCTGGAAAACAAGACATTTGCTTGTGATACCCATGACTTCAGCAAACCTAAGTACTATGTACTGGATATGTTCCCATATCCAAGCGGCAATGGTCTGCATGTAGGACACCCGGAAGGATATACTGCTACAGATATCATTGCACGTATGAAACGTATGCAAGGCTTTAATGTATTACATCCAATGGGATGGGATGCATTTGGTCTACCTGCAGAACAATTCGCAATTCAGACAGGAAATCATCCTGCTCAGTTCACAAAGAAAAATGTAGATCATTTCCGTGAACAGATCCAATCATTAGGTTTTTCTTATGACTGGGATCGTGAAATCTCTACTACAGATCCATCTTACTATAAATGGACACAGTGGATTTTTATTCAGTTATACAACAAAGGTTTGGCTTATGTAGATGAAATTCCTGTTAACTGGTGTCCAGAACTTGGAACTGTACTTGCCAATGAAGAAGTAATTGACGGTAAAAGTGAGCGTGGAGGATATCCGGTAATTCGTAAACCAATGCGTCAGTGGGTATTAAAAATCACGGAATATGCAGAACGTTTACTGGAAGATTTGGAATTATGTGACTGGCCACAATCCACAAAAGAAATGCAGATCAACTGGATTGGAAAATCACAGGGTGCCAACGTTATCTTTAAAATCAAAGATACCAACAAAGAATTCACAGTATTTACAACACGTTGTGATACATTGTTTGGGGCTACGTATTGTGTTATGGCACCAGAACATCCTTATGTAGATGAAATCTGTACACCTGAACAGAAACAGGCAATTGATGAATATAAGAAAACTTGTGCCAGCAAGTCTGATTTGGAACGTACAGAATTAAACAAAGAAAAGACGGGTGTATTTACAGGTGCTTATGCCATCAACCCGGTAAATGGAAAAGAAGTTCCAATCTGGATTTCTGATTATGTATTAGCATCTTATGGAACAGGTGCAATTATGGCTGTTCCTGCACATGATACACGTGACTATGAATTTGCTAAGAAATTTGGTATTGATATCATTCCAGTATTAGAGGGTGGCAATATCGAAGAAGAAGCATTCACAGAAGATGGTGTACATATCAATTCTGAATTCTTAAATGGTATGGGTAAACAAGAAGCAATCGATACCATGATCAAATGGCTGGAAGAACACAAATGTGGATGTGCAAAAACAACCTATAAATTAAGAGATTGGTTATTCTCACGTCAGCGTTATTGGGGAGAACCAATTCCTATCATTCATATGGAAGATGGTACAATGCGTACAGTTGATATCGATGAATTACCACTTGAATTACCTGAAACAAAAAACTTTAAGCCAAATGAACACGGAGAATCACCACTTGCACACTGTTTGGATTTCATCAATGTGGAAATTGATGGTGTTAAAGGAAAACGTGAAACCAACACTATGCCACAATGGGCTGGAAGCTGCTGGTATTATTTACGTTATATCGATCCTAAAAACAATGATGCAATCGCTGATCCAGAGTTATTAAAACACTGGCTGCCAGTTGATTTATATGTAGGTGGTGCAGAGCATGCCGTACTTCACTTATTGTATGCTAGATTCTGGCATAAGGTATTATATGACTGTGGTGTAGTCCCTACAAAGGAACCATTCCAGAAGTTGTTCCACCAAGGTATGATCTTGGGTGAAAACAATGAAAAAATGTCCAAATCAAGAGGCAATGTTGTAAATCCTGATGAAATCGTAGAAAGCCATGGTGCAGATGCACTACGTGTATATGAAATGTTTATGGGACCACTTGAAGCTGCACTTCCTTGGAGTACAACTGGCTTGGATGGTGCTAGAAGATGGTTAGATCGTGTATGGCGTTTATATACAGAATATGATAAATTCACAGATACCAATGATGGTAAATTAGATCGTGTATATCATGCGACAATTAAAAAGGTCACAAGAGATGTAGAAACATTAAATCTGAATACAGCAATTTCCCAGATGATGATCTTTATCAATGAATGCTATAAAGTGGACAGCATTTACAAAGAATATGCTATTGGCTTTTTAAAATGCTTTGCATGCTTCGCACCTCACTTAGGAGAAGAAATCTGGCAGAAGGTATTCCATAAAGATACAACGATTACGTATGAACCTTGGCCAACATATGATGAATCTAAACTGGTAGAAGATGAAGTAGAAATCATCGTTCAGGTAAATGGCAAGCTGCGTGGTAAATTTAAAACCGCAAAAGATAGCAGTGAAGATGTCATCAAAGAAACTGCAATGCAGATGGAAACAGTAAAAGCACAGATTGAAGGCAAAACCATTAGAAAAATTATTGTCGTAAAAGGCAGAGTTGTTAATATCGTAGCAAATTAA
- the gltA gene encoding NADPH-dependent glutamate synthase: protein MPNMSLKKVEMPVQDGEVRRNNFDEVTLGYTKEMAMEEAERCLHCPTKPCISGCPVSVNIPDFIEQVKLGEFEKAYQIIHQTSSLPAVCGRVCPQETQCESKCVRGVKGEAVAIGRLERFVADWHRENVKEEIVKPESNGHKVAVVGAGPAGLTCAGDLAKKGYHVSVFEALHVAGGVLMYGIPEFRLPKAIVQNEIEGLKNMGVDIETNMVIGRSESVDDLFDAGYEAVFIGSGAGLPNFMNMPGENLKGVYSANEFLTRCNLMKAYKEGSDTPIQHPKRAVIVGGGNVAMDAARCAKRLGVKEVTIVYRRSMEELPARKEEVEHAMEEGIVFNLLTNPVRVLGDENGWVKGMECVKMELGEPDESGRRRPVEIKDSNFVLDVDCMIMAIGTSPNPLIRSTTEGLETNRKGCLIANENGATTRDGVFAGGDAVTGAATVILAMGAGKTAAKAIDEYIQNK, encoded by the coding sequence ATGCCTAATATGTCTTTGAAAAAGGTAGAAATGCCTGTACAGGATGGAGAAGTAAGAAGAAATAACTTTGATGAAGTTACACTTGGATATACAAAAGAAATGGCGATGGAGGAAGCAGAACGCTGTCTGCATTGTCCTACAAAACCTTGTATCAGTGGATGTCCAGTATCTGTCAATATTCCTGATTTTATCGAACAGGTAAAACTGGGTGAATTTGAAAAAGCTTACCAGATCATTCACCAAACAAGCTCTTTGCCTGCTGTTTGTGGACGTGTATGTCCTCAGGAAACACAATGCGAGAGTAAATGTGTGCGTGGCGTAAAAGGGGAAGCAGTAGCGATTGGACGTTTGGAACGATTTGTTGCGGACTGGCATCGTGAAAATGTAAAAGAAGAAATTGTGAAACCAGAAAGCAATGGTCATAAAGTAGCTGTTGTTGGGGCAGGTCCTGCAGGGCTTACCTGTGCTGGTGACTTAGCAAAAAAAGGTTATCATGTATCTGTATTTGAAGCATTACATGTTGCAGGTGGTGTATTGATGTATGGTATTCCTGAATTCCGTTTACCAAAAGCAATCGTACAAAATGAAATCGAAGGCTTAAAGAACATGGGTGTAGATATTGAAACAAACATGGTAATCGGACGCAGTGAATCTGTGGATGATTTATTTGATGCAGGTTATGAAGCTGTATTTATCGGTAGTGGTGCAGGTCTTCCTAACTTTATGAATATGCCTGGTGAAAACCTGAAAGGTGTATATTCCGCAAATGAATTCTTAACACGTTGTAACCTGATGAAGGCTTATAAAGAAGGCAGTGATACACCAATTCAGCATCCAAAACGTGCTGTGATTGTTGGTGGTGGTAATGTTGCTATGGATGCTGCACGTTGTGCAAAACGTTTAGGCGTAAAAGAAGTAACAATTGTTTACCGTCGTAGTATGGAAGAACTTCCTGCACGTAAAGAAGAAGTAGAACATGCGATGGAGGAAGGTATTGTCTTTAATCTGTTGACAAATCCTGTACGTGTACTTGGCGATGAAAATGGCTGGGTTAAAGGTATGGAATGTGTGAAGATGGAGCTTGGAGAACCTGATGAAAGCGGCAGACGTCGTCCAGTTGAAATCAAAGACAGCAACTTTGTATTAGATGTAGACTGTATGATCATGGCAATTGGAACAAGTCCTAATCCATTGATCCGCTCTACTACAGAAGGCTTGGAAACAAATCGTAAAGGCTGTCTGATTGCAAATGAAAACGGAGCGACTACACGTGATGGCGTATTTGCCGGCGGGGATGCTGTAACAGGTGCCGCAACGGTTATCTTAGCTATGGGTGCAGGTAAAACAGCAGCGAAAGCAATTGATGAATATATCCAGAATAAATAA